One window of Nocardioides dongkuii genomic DNA carries:
- the dapD gene encoding 2,3,4,5-tetrahydropyridine-2,6-dicarboxylate N-succinyltransferase — MNDAPRTAHGYGLTTLDSTGTILDVWFPAPSLGEHDGAEAPEELTALATPDAVRGVTREVRLVEVADLQAGPTSTEDAWLRLHLLSTRLAVPHEISVDGIFGLLTNVVWTSAGPCAVAGFELTRARLRASGQHVTVHGVDKFPRMVDYVVPSGVRIADADRVRLGAHLAEGTTVMHEGFVNFNAGTLGTSMVEGRISAGVLVGDGSDVGGGASIMGTLSGGGTQVISIGRRCLLGANSGLGISLGDDCVVEAGCYVTAGTKVTITDLEGKPRVVKAQDLSGASNVLFRRNSVTGAMEAVPWRSEGVALNAALHAN, encoded by the coding sequence GTGAACGACGCTCCCCGAACCGCCCACGGCTACGGCCTCACCACCCTCGACTCCACCGGCACGATCCTGGACGTCTGGTTCCCGGCGCCGTCACTCGGCGAGCACGACGGCGCGGAGGCCCCGGAGGAGCTGACCGCGCTGGCGACGCCCGACGCGGTGCGCGGCGTGACCCGCGAGGTCCGGCTCGTCGAGGTCGCCGACCTGCAGGCCGGGCCGACGAGCACCGAGGACGCCTGGCTGCGCCTGCACCTGCTCAGCACGCGGCTGGCCGTGCCGCACGAGATCTCCGTCGACGGCATCTTCGGGCTGCTCACCAACGTCGTGTGGACCTCGGCGGGCCCCTGCGCGGTGGCCGGCTTCGAGCTCACCCGCGCCCGGCTGCGGGCGTCCGGCCAGCACGTCACCGTGCACGGTGTCGACAAGTTCCCCCGGATGGTCGACTACGTCGTGCCGTCGGGCGTCCGGATCGCCGACGCCGACCGGGTCCGCCTCGGCGCGCACCTCGCCGAGGGCACGACCGTCATGCACGAGGGCTTCGTGAACTTCAACGCCGGCACGCTCGGCACCTCCATGGTCGAGGGCCGGATCTCCGCGGGCGTGCTCGTCGGCGACGGGTCGGACGTCGGCGGCGGCGCCTCGATCATGGGCACCCTCTCCGGTGGCGGCACCCAGGTCATCTCGATCGGCCGCCGCTGCCTGCTCGGCGCCAACTCCGGTCTCGGCATCTCCCTCGGCGACGACTGCGTGGTCGAGGCCGGGTGCTACGTCACCGCCGGCACCAAGGTCACGATCACCGACCTCGAGGGCAAGCCGCGCGTGGTCAAGGCCCAGGACCTCTCCGGCGCGAGCAACGTGCTGTTCCGCCGCAACTCGGTCACCGGCGCGATGGAGGCCGTCCCGTGGCGCTCGGAGGGCGTCGCCCTGAACGCCGCCCTGCACGCCAACTAG
- a CDS encoding DNA polymerase ligase N-terminal domain-containing protein, translating to MRPVFVLHEHHRPRHHFDLRLEEDGVLRSWAVPKGLPTDSRRDRLAVAVPDHDLGHAAYTDEHKEIADHGWWELLDRTERRFVFVLHGTAGSRRYALIDTGTDWLLHLTKEQP from the coding sequence ATGCGTCCGGTCTTCGTGCTGCACGAGCACCACCGCCCACGCCACCACTTCGACCTCCGGCTGGAGGAGGACGGCGTGCTGCGCTCGTGGGCGGTCCCGAAGGGGTTGCCGACGGACTCCCGCCGCGACCGGCTCGCGGTGGCGGTGCCTGACCACGACCTCGGCCACGCGGCGTACACCGACGAGCACAAGGAGATCGCCGACCACGGCTGGTGGGAGCTGCTCGACCGCACCGAGCGGCGGTTCGTGTTCGTGCTGCACGGGACGGCGGGCAGCCGCCGGTACGCGCTCATCGACACGGGCACCGACTGGCTGCTGCACCTCACCAAGGAGCAGCCCTGA
- a CDS encoding patatin-like phospholipase family protein: protein MTRVALALGSGGPRGYAHIGAVRAIEERECTIVAVAGTSMGALVGGLMAAGRVEDFARWATALTRRDVLGLLDPSITSHGMITANRLIDALADIITDEAIEDLGVPFTAVATDLAARREVWFQRGPLRAAVRASIAIPGFFTPVMLNGRLLVDGGLINPVPLEPMAAVPCDLTVAVSLTGPRQGREHTTPRRESAAPQRLEEWRERWHRTVATLTGREERDVADGEAERLADVEAGTGWGTERLPTDLGLVDLTAQSFEAMQDLVGRYRMAALPADVLVTVPVDACGSMDFHRAAEMIALGHRLTSDALDRAGVGLRRPV from the coding sequence GTGACTCGTGTAGCGCTGGCCCTCGGCTCCGGTGGCCCACGCGGCTACGCCCACATCGGCGCGGTCCGCGCGATCGAGGAGCGCGAGTGCACGATCGTCGCGGTCGCCGGCACCTCGATGGGAGCCCTCGTCGGGGGCCTGATGGCGGCCGGGCGCGTCGAGGACTTCGCGCGGTGGGCGACCGCGCTCACCCGGCGCGACGTCCTCGGGCTGCTCGACCCCTCGATCACCTCCCACGGGATGATCACCGCGAACCGGCTGATCGACGCCCTCGCCGACATCATCACCGACGAGGCCATCGAGGACCTCGGCGTGCCGTTCACGGCGGTCGCCACGGACCTCGCGGCCCGCCGGGAGGTGTGGTTCCAGCGCGGGCCCCTCCGGGCCGCGGTGCGTGCCTCCATCGCGATCCCAGGCTTCTTCACGCCGGTCATGCTCAACGGCCGGCTCCTCGTCGACGGTGGCCTGATCAACCCGGTGCCGCTCGAGCCGATGGCCGCTGTCCCCTGCGACCTGACCGTCGCGGTCTCCCTCACCGGCCCCCGCCAGGGGCGCGAGCACACCACCCCGCGGCGGGAGTCCGCGGCCCCCCAGCGCCTGGAGGAGTGGCGCGAGCGGTGGCACCGCACCGTCGCGACGCTGACCGGCCGCGAGGAGCGGGACGTCGCGGACGGCGAGGCCGAGCGGCTGGCCGACGTGGAGGCGGGGACCGGCTGGGGGACCGAGCGGCTGCCCACCGACCTCGGGCTCGTGGACCTGACGGCGCAGTCCTTCGAGGCGATGCAGGACCTGGTGGGCCGCTACCGGATGGCCGCCCTGCCCGCGGACGTCCTCGTCACCGTGCCGGTCGACGCCTGCGGGTCGATGGACTTCCACCGCGCGGCCGAGATGATCGCGCTCGGGCACCGGCTCACCAGCGACGCCCTGGACCGGGCCGGGGTCGGGCTCCGTCGCCCGGTGTGA
- the ileS gene encoding isoleucine--tRNA ligase, with protein sequence MTYPKVTLSESGTVPSSPAFPALEERVLAYWDADGTFQASIDQRDAGEDGANEFVFYDGPPFANGLPHYGHLLTGYVKDLVPRYQTMRGKRVERRFGWDTHGLPAELEAMRLNGIKTTDEIVEMGIDRFNEACRESVMTYTGEWREYVTRQARWVDFDHDYRTMNPDYMESVIWAFKSLYDKGLVYEGFRVLPYCWNDETPLSNHELRMDDDVYQVRQDPAVTVGYDIVSEGDLHGAKLLVWTTTPWTLPSNLAVMVGEDIDYVAVLADGVRYVLAEARLGGYARELGESPEVVWRGTGADLVGLTYTPPFSYYLGHENAFRVVAAEFVTTTDGTGLVHTAGAFGEDDKVVTDREGIEAVMPVGKDGRFTHPVVEYEGMQVFDANPHIIDHLKAATRGEGDAGAVTPGTVLLRRETYDHSYPHCWRCREPLIYKGVSSWFVEVTAIKERMLELNQQIRWVPDHIRDGQFGRWLENARDWSITRNRFWGSPVPVWKSDDPAYPRLDVYGSFAEIERDFGRLPRGKDGEPDLHRPYVDDLVRPNPDDPTGRSMMRRVTDVLDVWFDSGSMSFAQVHYPFENAEWFDGTAQRKGHFPGDFIVEYIGQTRGWFYTLHILATALFDKPAFEACVSHGIVLGSDGNKMSKSLRNYPDVREVFDRDGADAMRWFLMSSPILRGGNLVVTEQGIRESVRQVLMPLWNSWYFFSLYANAARDGQGHEATARTDSADPLDRYLLAKCRQYVEQMTASLDDYAVADACDATRSFLDVLTNWYIRRSRDRFWGDNADAFDTLYTVLEVVCRTTAPLLPLTTEEVWRGLTGGRSVHLTDWPSADELPADEALVSAMDQVRDVCSATSALRKAAGLRNRLPLATLTVVVEDPAALAGFEGIVRDEVNVKDVRLLAADAPEAASYGVSRKLTVNARAAGPRLGRSVQDAIKGSKSGDWSVADDGTVTAGGLVLEEGEYTLETVAGAADDSSAVGMLPGGGFVVLDTAVTPELAAEGLARDLVRAVQQARRDAGLDVSDRIALVVGGSDAVQAAARAHEALVTGETLATSYDVRPAAEVVGSVAEVAVGDGEKATVSVTRA encoded by the coding sequence ATGACCTACCCGAAGGTCACGCTGTCCGAGTCCGGCACGGTCCCCTCGAGCCCGGCGTTCCCCGCGCTCGAGGAGCGGGTGCTCGCCTACTGGGACGCCGACGGCACGTTCCAGGCCAGCATCGACCAGCGCGACGCCGGCGAGGACGGCGCGAACGAGTTCGTCTTCTACGACGGCCCGCCGTTCGCCAACGGGCTGCCGCACTACGGCCACCTGCTGACCGGGTACGTCAAGGACCTGGTCCCGCGCTACCAGACGATGCGCGGCAAGCGCGTCGAGCGCCGCTTCGGCTGGGACACCCACGGCCTGCCCGCCGAGCTCGAGGCGATGCGCCTCAACGGGATCAAGACCACCGACGAGATCGTCGAGATGGGCATCGACCGGTTCAACGAGGCGTGCCGCGAGTCGGTGATGACCTACACCGGCGAGTGGCGCGAGTACGTCACCCGCCAGGCGCGCTGGGTCGACTTCGACCACGACTACCGGACCATGAACCCCGACTACATGGAGTCGGTGATCTGGGCGTTCAAGTCCCTCTACGACAAGGGCCTGGTCTACGAGGGCTTCCGCGTCCTGCCGTACTGCTGGAACGACGAGACGCCGCTGTCCAACCACGAGCTGCGGATGGACGACGACGTCTACCAGGTGCGCCAGGACCCGGCCGTCACGGTGGGCTACGACATCGTCTCCGAGGGCGACCTGCACGGGGCCAAGCTGCTCGTCTGGACGACCACGCCGTGGACGCTGCCGTCCAACCTCGCGGTGATGGTCGGCGAGGACATCGACTACGTCGCCGTCCTCGCCGACGGGGTGCGCTACGTCCTGGCCGAGGCGCGGCTGGGCGGGTACGCCCGGGAGCTCGGCGAGAGCCCCGAGGTCGTCTGGCGCGGCACCGGCGCGGACCTGGTGGGGCTGACGTACACGCCGCCGTTCTCCTACTACCTCGGCCACGAGAACGCCTTCCGCGTCGTCGCCGCGGAGTTCGTGACCACGACCGACGGCACCGGGCTGGTGCACACCGCCGGCGCCTTCGGTGAGGACGACAAGGTGGTCACCGACCGCGAGGGCATCGAGGCCGTGATGCCGGTCGGCAAGGACGGGCGGTTCACCCACCCCGTCGTGGAGTACGAGGGCATGCAGGTCTTCGACGCCAACCCGCACATCATCGACCACCTCAAGGCGGCCACCCGGGGCGAGGGCGACGCCGGTGCGGTCACGCCCGGCACCGTGCTGCTGCGCCGCGAGACCTACGACCACTCCTACCCGCACTGCTGGCGCTGCCGGGAGCCGCTGATCTACAAGGGCGTCTCGTCGTGGTTCGTCGAGGTCACCGCGATCAAGGAGCGGATGCTCGAGCTCAACCAGCAGATCCGCTGGGTGCCCGACCACATCCGCGACGGGCAGTTCGGCCGGTGGCTGGAGAACGCCCGCGACTGGTCGATCACCCGCAACCGCTTCTGGGGCTCCCCGGTGCCGGTCTGGAAGAGCGACGACCCGGCGTACCCCCGCCTGGACGTGTACGGCTCGTTCGCCGAGATCGAGCGCGACTTCGGCCGGCTGCCGCGCGGCAAGGACGGCGAGCCCGACCTGCACCGGCCCTACGTCGACGACCTGGTGCGCCCGAACCCCGACGACCCGACCGGCCGGTCGATGATGCGCCGCGTCACCGACGTGCTCGACGTGTGGTTCGACTCCGGGTCGATGTCGTTCGCGCAGGTGCACTACCCCTTCGAGAACGCCGAGTGGTTCGACGGGACCGCGCAGCGCAAGGGCCACTTCCCGGGCGACTTCATCGTCGAGTACATCGGCCAGACCCGCGGCTGGTTCTACACGCTGCACATCCTGGCGACCGCGCTGTTCGACAAGCCGGCGTTCGAGGCGTGCGTCAGCCACGGCATCGTGCTGGGCTCCGACGGCAACAAGATGAGCAAGTCGCTGCGCAACTACCCCGACGTCCGCGAGGTCTTCGACCGCGACGGCGCCGACGCGATGCGCTGGTTCCTGATGTCCTCGCCGATCCTGCGCGGCGGCAACCTGGTCGTCACCGAGCAGGGCATCCGCGAGTCGGTGCGGCAGGTGCTGATGCCGCTGTGGAACAGCTGGTACTTCTTCTCGCTCTACGCCAACGCCGCGCGTGACGGGCAGGGGCACGAGGCGACCGCGCGCACCGACTCCGCGGACCCGCTGGACCGCTACCTGCTCGCCAAGTGCCGCCAGTACGTCGAGCAGATGACCGCCTCGCTCGACGACTACGCCGTCGCGGACGCCTGCGACGCGACCCGGTCGTTCCTCGACGTGCTCACCAACTGGTACATCCGCCGCTCCCGCGACCGGTTCTGGGGCGACAACGCCGACGCCTTCGACACCCTCTACACGGTGCTCGAGGTCGTCTGCCGCACCACCGCGCCGCTGCTGCCGCTGACCACCGAGGAGGTCTGGCGCGGGCTGACCGGCGGCCGGTCGGTGCACCTCACCGACTGGCCCTCGGCCGACGAGCTGCCGGCCGACGAGGCGCTGGTCTCCGCGATGGACCAGGTGCGCGACGTCTGCTCGGCGACATCCGCGCTGCGCAAGGCCGCGGGCCTGCGCAACCGGCTGCCGCTCGCGACGCTGACGGTCGTGGTCGAGGACCCGGCCGCGCTGGCCGGCTTCGAGGGCATCGTCCGCGACGAGGTGAACGTCAAGGACGTCCGCCTGCTGGCCGCGGACGCGCCGGAGGCCGCGTCGTACGGCGTCTCGCGGAAGCTGACCGTCAACGCCCGGGCCGCCGGCCCGCGGCTCGGCCGGTCGGTGCAGGACGCCATCAAGGGCTCGAAGTCCGGCGACTGGTCGGTGGCCGACGACGGCACCGTCACCGCCGGCGGGCTGGTGCTGGAGGAGGGGGAGTACACCCTCGAGACGGTCGCCGGCGCCGCCGACGACAGCTCCGCGGTCGGCATGCTGCCCGGCGGCGGGTTCGTCGTCCTCGACACCGCCGTGACGCCGGAGCTGGCGGCCGAGGGCCTGGCCCGCGACCTGGTGCGCGCGGTCCAGCAGGCCCGCCGCGACGCCGGCCTCGACGTCTCCGACCGGATCGCGCTCGTGGTCGGCGGCTCGGACGCCGTGCAGGCCGCGGCCCGCGCCCACGAGGCGCTGGTCACCGGCGAGACGCTCGCGACGTCGTACGACGTGCGGCCGGCCGCCGAGGTCGTCGGCAGCGTCGCGGAGGTCGCCGTCGGCGACGGCGAGAAGGCGACCGTCTCGGTCACCCGCGCCTGA
- a CDS encoding PepSY domain-containing protein produces MSIGRNARTSVLAALIAGPLALGLVACGDDDDGGTGSSAESSAAPTPTPTPTPASPTDASPTDASPTTAAPAGDDAVVLAAATTAADAVPGGRLYSLDQVPQRWEAEVVDGDGRLFDLTVGGDGAAVTVDPVEDRDDADDRAERRRLLSEATVDPAGAVEAARTAVSSGTITGLDLDENAGRAVWDVQFDENAATEQTVTVDAASGEVLGTEVENEDDD; encoded by the coding sequence ATGAGCATCGGCCGCAACGCCCGCACCTCCGTCCTGGCCGCGCTGATCGCCGGGCCACTCGCCCTGGGGCTGGTCGCCTGCGGGGACGACGACGACGGCGGCACCGGCTCCTCCGCGGAGAGCTCGGCCGCCCCCACGCCCACACCCACGCCGACCCCCGCCTCGCCCACCGACGCCTCGCCCACCGACGCCTCGCCCACCACCGCCGCACCCGCGGGCGACGACGCGGTCGTGCTCGCGGCGGCGACGACGGCTGCCGACGCGGTCCCCGGAGGCAGGCTGTACAGCCTCGACCAGGTGCCCCAACGCTGGGAGGCGGAGGTCGTCGACGGCGACGGGCGCCTCTTCGACCTGACGGTCGGCGGCGACGGCGCCGCCGTGACCGTCGACCCGGTCGAGGACCGCGACGACGCCGACGACCGCGCCGAGCGGAGGCGGCTGCTGAGCGAGGCCACCGTCGACCCCGCGGGTGCCGTGGAGGCCGCGCGGACCGCCGTCTCGTCCGGCACGATCACCGGCCTCGACCTCGACGAGAACGCCGGCAGGGCCGTCTGGGACGTGCAGTTCGACGAGAACGCCGCGACCGAGCAGACCGTCACCGTCGACGCGGCGTCCGGCGAGGTGCTCGGGACCGAGGTCGAGAACGAGGACGACGACTGA
- a CDS encoding NAD(P)/FAD-dependent oxidoreductase yields MTVQFPHLLSSGRIGPMALTNRIVLPAMDMNVSEHGEIEQAEIDHYVARAAGGAGLVITGACAIAFPVGAASMKEPGLSDDKYIPGLRALADAIHAAGSKLCIQSTHHGKVARVDVANGRPVLAPNQPDYSYDMSALADSTPGELARMGAATAGKPTVYQDMTHEDIAWLVTTWADAAERVAEAGADAIEIHAAHGYILGVFLNQRDNQRTDEYGGSLVNRARLACEVISAVKERVGDRLAVLVRVAGEEYGQDGGLSLPESIEAAQLFEAAGADAIHVTGWGRNPFDNFTDGPLPDKVGAYLDNAAAIKKRVGIPVIAVGRMLPEVAEKALAKGRIDYAAMGRQLLTDPELPNKLRDGRRDEVRPCINCYLCVAENFFDDTPFCAVNPALGNEALLPLKPASQTKHVVVVGAGPAGLESARVLTERGHRVTVVDKADRLGGTMWFSTMTTPDNERLLRWLTSEIQRLGVAVRLNTLADVETIRALRPDHVVVATGAVRPKPDIPGGELPIVQTGDTLRALMLGTATAEEAGPVLRTLGRVGRLSGLTKRPGFVRRLTKGFLPMGKEVVVIGGSLVGLELAEFLAERGRRVTLLHEQQQLGLPLAMPRRWTAVRRATEHGVRIHRNVSVTRITESGVEWTEGTESHSAPADMVIYADGTSAAAPLADELRAAGLSVDVVGDAGEVNYIHGAIHSSWEVATAL; encoded by the coding sequence ATGACCGTCCAGTTCCCCCACCTGCTGTCCTCGGGACGCATCGGTCCCATGGCTCTCACCAACCGCATCGTCCTCCCGGCGATGGACATGAACGTGTCCGAGCACGGTGAGATCGAGCAGGCCGAGATCGACCACTACGTGGCCCGCGCCGCCGGCGGCGCCGGCCTGGTGATCACCGGCGCGTGCGCGATCGCCTTCCCCGTCGGCGCGGCCTCCATGAAGGAGCCCGGTCTCTCGGACGACAAGTACATCCCAGGCCTCAGGGCGCTCGCCGACGCCATCCACGCCGCCGGCAGCAAGCTGTGCATCCAGTCGACCCACCACGGCAAGGTCGCCCGGGTCGACGTCGCCAACGGCCGTCCGGTGCTGGCCCCGAACCAGCCGGACTACAGCTATGACATGTCCGCTCTGGCCGACAGCACCCCCGGCGAGCTGGCTCGGATGGGTGCGGCCACGGCCGGCAAGCCGACCGTCTACCAGGACATGACCCACGAGGACATCGCCTGGCTGGTCACCACCTGGGCCGACGCCGCCGAGCGGGTCGCCGAGGCCGGCGCCGACGCGATCGAGATCCACGCCGCGCACGGCTACATCCTCGGCGTCTTCCTCAACCAGCGCGACAACCAGCGCACCGACGAGTACGGCGGATCGCTGGTCAACCGGGCCCGCCTCGCCTGCGAGGTCATCAGCGCGGTCAAGGAGCGGGTGGGCGACCGGCTCGCGGTGCTGGTCCGGGTCGCCGGCGAGGAGTACGGCCAGGACGGCGGCCTCTCGCTCCCGGAGTCGATCGAGGCCGCCCAGCTCTTCGAGGCCGCCGGCGCCGACGCGATCCACGTGACCGGGTGGGGCCGCAACCCCTTCGACAACTTCACCGACGGCCCGCTGCCCGACAAGGTCGGCGCCTACCTGGACAACGCCGCCGCGATCAAGAAGAGGGTCGGGATCCCGGTCATCGCCGTCGGCCGGATGCTGCCGGAGGTCGCGGAGAAGGCCCTGGCCAAGGGCCGGATCGACTACGCCGCGATGGGGCGCCAGCTGCTGACCGACCCCGAGCTGCCGAACAAGCTCCGCGACGGGCGCCGCGACGAGGTCCGCCCCTGCATCAACTGCTACCTGTGCGTCGCGGAGAACTTCTTCGACGACACCCCGTTCTGCGCGGTCAACCCCGCGCTCGGCAACGAGGCGCTGCTCCCGCTGAAGCCGGCGTCGCAGACCAAGCACGTGGTCGTCGTCGGCGCAGGGCCCGCCGGCCTGGAGAGCGCCCGTGTGCTCACCGAGCGGGGCCACCGCGTCACCGTGGTCGACAAGGCCGACCGCCTCGGGGGCACCATGTGGTTCTCCACGATGACCACCCCGGACAACGAGCGGCTGCTGCGCTGGCTGACCTCGGAGATCCAGCGGCTCGGCGTCGCCGTACGGCTGAACACGCTCGCCGACGTGGAGACGATCCGCGCGCTCCGCCCCGACCACGTCGTGGTGGCCACCGGCGCGGTCCGCCCCAAGCCCGACATCCCCGGCGGCGAGCTGCCGATCGTGCAGACCGGCGACACCCTGCGCGCGCTGATGCTCGGCACCGCCACCGCCGAGGAGGCCGGACCGGTGCTGCGCACCCTGGGCAGGGTGGGCCGCCTCTCCGGGCTCACCAAGCGCCCCGGGTTCGTGCGCCGGCTGACCAAGGGCTTCCTGCCGATGGGCAAGGAGGTCGTGGTGATCGGCGGCTCCCTGGTGGGCCTCGAGCTCGCCGAGTTCCTCGCCGAGCGCGGCCGCCGGGTGACCCTCCTGCACGAGCAGCAGCAGCTCGGCCTGCCGCTGGCGATGCCGCGGCGCTGGACCGCGGTGCGCCGCGCCACCGAGCACGGCGTGCGGATCCACCGCAACGTCTCGGTCACCCGGATCACCGAGTCCGGCGTCGAGTGGACCGAGGGCACCGAGAGCCACTCCGCCCCGGCGGACATGGTGATCTACGCCGACGGCACCTCCGCCGCCGCGCCGCTGGCCGACGAGCTGCGCGCCGCCGGTCTCAGCGTCGACGTCGTGGGTGACGCGGGCGAGGTCAACTACATCCACGGCGCCATCCACTCCTCGTGGGAGGTCGCCACCGCGCTGTGA